The following coding sequences lie in one Primulina huaijiensis isolate GDHJ02 chromosome 2, ASM1229523v2, whole genome shotgun sequence genomic window:
- the LOC140967273 gene encoding mitogen-activated protein kinase homolog NTF3-like yields the protein MATPVEPPNGVRSRGKHYYSMWQTLFEIDTKYVPIKPIGRGAYGIVCSSVNRETNEKVAIKKIHNAFENRIDALRTLRELKLLRHLRHENVIALKDVMLPIQKGSFKDVYLVYELMDTDLHQIIKSSQTLTNDHCQYFLFQLLRGLKYLHSANILHRDLKPGNLLINANCDLRICDFGLARTNSCKGQFMTEYVVTRWYRAPELLLCCDNYGTSIDVWSVGCIFAELLGRKPVFPGTECLNQLKLIINILGSQQEDDLKFIDNPKAKKYIKSLPFSMGTTFSHLYPHAHPLAIDLLQKMLVFDPSKRIGVTEALQHPYMSPLYDPRCDPPAQVPINLDIDEDLGEETIRELMWMEILNYHPEAVAANMEITI from the exons ATGGCAACTCCAGTGGAACCTCCAAATGGCGTTAGATCTCGAGGGAAACATTATTACTCAATGTGGCAAACACTTTTTGAAATCGATACTAAATACGTGCCGATCAAGCCTATTGGTCGAGGAGCTTATGGCATCGTGTGTTCTTCTGTCAACAGAGAAACTAATGAAAAGGTTGCAATCAAGAAGATACATAATGCTTTTGAGAATCGTATTGATGCACTCAGAACCTTGCGCGAACTTAAGCTTCTCCGGCATCTTAGACATGAAAACGTGATAGCTCTCAAAGATGTCATGCTACCTATACAAAAGGGCAGTTTCAAGGACGTTTACTTGGTCTACGAGCTTATGGATACTGATTTGCATCAGATAATCAAGTCCTCTCAGACACTTACAAATGATCATTGCCAGTATTTCCTCTTCCAG TTACTGAGAGGTCTGAAATATCTCCACTCGGCAAACATTCTTCATCGTGACTTAAAGCCAGGGAACCTACTGATCAATGCAAACTGTGATCTAAGAATATGTGATTTCGGGCTCGCGCGCACAAACAGCTGCAAAGGTCAGTTCATGACAGAATATGTGGTCACTCGCTGGTACCGTGCTCCGGAGCTCCTTCTCTGCTGTGACAACTACGGTACATCCATTGATGTGTGGTCTGTTGGTTGCATCTTTGCGGAACTTCTTGGCAGGAAGCCCGTTTTTCCAGGTACTGAATGCCTTAACCAGCTTAAATTAATCATCAACATACTCGGTAGTCAACAGGAAGATGATCTCAAATTCATTGACAATCCAAAGGCCAAAAAGTACATCAAATCTCTTCCATTCTCCATGGGAACTACGTTTTCTCACCTTTACCCTCACGCCCATCCTTTAGCAATTGATCTTTTGCAAAAGATGCTCGTCTTCGACCCTTCGAAGAGGATTGGTGTAACCGAAGCGCTTCAACACCCGTACATGTCTCCCTTATACGATCCAAGATGCGACCCTCCGGCACAAGTCCCCATCAATCTTGACATAGATGAGGATTTAGGGGAAGAGACGATTAGGGAATTGATGTGGATGGAAATACTAAACTACCATCCTGAAGCTGTTGCTGCCAATATGGAAATCACCATATAA